One part of the Pseudomonas sp. MYb118 genome encodes these proteins:
- the ureC gene encoding urease subunit alpha — protein sequence MKISRQAYADMFGPTVGDKVRLADTELWIEVEQDFTTYGEEVKFGGGKVIRDGQGQSQLLAAEVVDTVITNALIVDHWGIVKADVGLKDGRVAGIGKAGNPDVQPGVTIAIGASTEVIAGEGMILTAGGIDTHIHFICPQQIEEALMSGVTTMIGGGTGPATGTNATTCTSGPWHLARMLQAADAFPMNIGLTGKGNASLPEPLIEQVKAGAIGLKLHEDWGTTPASIDNCLSVADDYDVQVAIHTDTLNESGFVETTLGAFKGRTIHTYHTEGAGGGHAPDIIKACGFANVLPSSTNPTRPFTRNTIDEHLDMLMVCHHLDPSIAEDVAFAESRIRRETIAAEDILHDLGAFSMISSDSQAMGRVGEVITRTWQTADKMKKQRGPLPGDGAGNDNFRAKRYIAKYTINPAITHGISHEVGSVEVGKWADLVLWRPAFFGVKPTLILKGGAIAASLMGDANASIPTPQPVHYRPMFASYGGSLHATSLTFISQAAQAAGLPEALGLKKKIAAVKGCRDVQKTDLIHNDYLPAIDVDPQTYQVKANGQLLWCEPAETLPMAQRYFLF from the coding sequence ATGAAGATCTCCCGTCAAGCCTACGCCGACATGTTCGGCCCCACCGTCGGTGACAAGGTCCGCCTGGCCGACACCGAACTGTGGATCGAAGTGGAACAGGACTTCACCACCTACGGCGAAGAAGTGAAGTTCGGCGGCGGCAAGGTAATTCGTGATGGCCAAGGCCAGAGCCAGTTGCTCGCCGCCGAGGTGGTCGACACGGTGATCACCAATGCGCTGATCGTCGACCACTGGGGCATCGTCAAGGCCGACGTCGGCCTCAAGGACGGGCGCGTGGCCGGCATCGGCAAGGCCGGTAACCCGGACGTGCAGCCGGGCGTGACCATCGCCATCGGCGCCAGCACCGAAGTGATCGCCGGTGAAGGCATGATCCTCACCGCCGGCGGCATCGACACGCATATCCATTTCATCTGCCCGCAACAGATCGAAGAGGCGCTGATGAGCGGCGTCACCACCATGATCGGCGGCGGCACGGGGCCGGCCACCGGCACCAACGCCACTACCTGCACCTCGGGGCCCTGGCACCTGGCGCGGATGCTCCAGGCGGCGGATGCCTTCCCGATGAACATCGGCCTGACCGGCAAGGGCAACGCCAGCCTGCCCGAGCCGTTGATCGAGCAGGTCAAGGCCGGCGCCATCGGCCTGAAACTGCACGAAGACTGGGGCACCACCCCGGCGAGCATCGACAACTGCCTGAGCGTGGCTGACGACTACGACGTGCAGGTGGCGATCCACACCGACACCCTCAATGAGTCCGGTTTCGTCGAAACCACCCTCGGCGCGTTCAAGGGCCGCACCATCCACACCTATCACACCGAAGGCGCCGGCGGCGGCCATGCGCCGGACATCATCAAGGCCTGCGGGTTCGCCAACGTGCTGCCCAGCTCGACCAACCCGACCCGGCCGTTCACCCGCAACACCATCGACGAACACCTGGACATGCTGATGGTATGCCACCACCTGGACCCGAGCATCGCCGAGGACGTGGCCTTCGCCGAGAGCCGTATCCGTCGCGAGACGATTGCCGCCGAAGACATTCTGCATGACCTCGGCGCGTTCTCGATGATCAGCTCCGACAGCCAGGCCATGGGCCGCGTGGGTGAAGTGATCACGCGCACCTGGCAGACCGCCGACAAGATGAAAAAACAGCGCGGCCCGCTGCCCGGCGACGGCGCAGGCAACGACAACTTCCGCGCCAAACGCTACATCGCCAAGTACACCATCAACCCGGCGATCACCCACGGCATCAGCCATGAAGTGGGCTCGGTGGAAGTGGGCAAATGGGCCGACCTGGTGCTGTGGCGCCCGGCGTTTTTCGGGGTCAAGCCGACGTTGATCCTCAAGGGCGGGGCCATTGCGGCCAGCCTGATGGGCGACGCCAACGCCTCGATCCCGACCCCGCAGCCGGTGCATTACCGACCGATGTTCGCCAGCTACGGCGGCTCGCTGCACGCCACCAGCCTGACCTTCATCAGCCAGGCAGCGCAGGCGGCGGGCCTTCCCGAGGCCCTGGGGTTGAAGAAGAAAATCGCCGCGGTCAAAGGTTGCCGCGACGTGCAGAAAACCGACCTGATCCACAACGACTACCTGCCCGCCATCGACGTCGACCCGCAGACCTACCAGGTCAAGGCCAACGGGCAATTGCTATGGTGCGAACCGGCAGAAACCCTGCCGATGGCGCAGCGGTATTTCCTGTTCTGA
- a CDS encoding GNAT family N-acetyltransferase, with the protein MNAAQLRRVNVESFAHYRQGLIELLLDAVGYGASVGFMADLDAAQARVYFDEVQEQLAKGNVLLWVVVKDEEVQASVQLGLCQKANGLNRAEVQKLLVREQARRRGLGQQLMSALEQAALAHKRGMLYLDTEAGSPAEDFYQALGYTRAGQIPDYACDPSGRYKPTALYYKVLQGAH; encoded by the coding sequence ATGAACGCTGCTCAACTGCGCCGCGTCAATGTTGAAAGCTTTGCGCACTACCGCCAGGGCCTGATCGAGTTGCTGCTCGATGCCGTCGGCTACGGCGCCAGCGTCGGCTTCATGGCCGACCTGGATGCCGCCCAGGCACGTGTGTATTTCGATGAGGTGCAGGAGCAGTTGGCCAAGGGCAACGTGCTGCTGTGGGTGGTGGTCAAGGACGAGGAAGTCCAGGCCAGTGTGCAACTGGGCCTGTGCCAGAAAGCCAACGGCCTGAACCGTGCCGAAGTGCAGAAACTGCTGGTGCGTGAGCAGGCGCGCCGCCGTGGCCTGGGCCAACAGCTGATGAGCGCGCTGGAACAGGCGGCGCTGGCGCACAAGCGCGGCATGCTCTACCTCGACACCGAAGCCGGCTCGCCCGCCGAGGACTTCTACCAGGCGCTGGGCTACACCCGCGCCGGGCAAATCCCCGACTACGCCTGCGACCCCAGCGGTCGCTACAAACCCACCGCCCTCTACTACAAAGTCCTGCAGGGAGCCCACTGA
- a CDS encoding NEL-type E3 ubiquitin ligase domain-containing protein has protein sequence MPVTPASASLHGALLEKNSPDWLIDASAERRQALKDHAVPTPDWYKQATREQRAAVGTAVAASLAAQNRLDKVMAGLQTIDAFAEPLLVKALKDQYKVELDLNTTVISLKQPLEWGIQGTDVGAYEVLRLPLLQAALHNFEASEAEDNAFHASSGFLTQTAGTFTALDTPFTVTQFTRLCRELDIGVKYQSYLKDFFKPDEGQALRLPFIDAQKTALRTAAELALLKKDILPADYSMILQVIDGATDPGMGDQQVWFRDLFMMKRRMTGCVLFIICEKYRYPESLILYIPNDPLHPLKRYTFEGMRAMFKQRFTTRDTAQPRDGSPTPEQRQFSRFVAYADLPHYFQTFTKDAADLPLVQKISPYLAIANKVLQGINPFAGFQHLPEVPVDQQPNDDPFLAPAGIPRRGEGLWSENIELWGYLFEQYRDKLIADARSHAVPTADVDARVRSEKLANLLNIGMLALTTVAMFVPVLGEVTMVAMVGQLMSQTFEASIEWSEGDIQAAKAHLIDVAENLAFIALTAAAGKTLGKLTAAKATPVIEQLDAVTLANGERRLWKPDLRGYERPVAVDRDVPATDLGQFEFDGKTHVRLHDQFYQKAYDPALKRWRVEHAADTGAYRPPLSHNGRGAWRHVHERPLKWDRLTLLRRMGPVTDRFTDEQLLQIADISGASDNTLRRMHLDNAAPPPELADALRLFEANQDVAQVIEQIETGRAIDDRYLFILPLVAELPRWPAGRVLQVFEGAELSGPSLKYGSERRLISAKRKAPIRISRADVLSGALPARILAELDETEIVRLLGGEPARVKEARPLEFRKQIADFARTRQPALFESLYSGATPPDPQAAKLQRLCPGLSESAAHRVLIQATAEELTRLNTGHAPLRLLEQGRWYAQQGRVARSLAGLHTPNLLSADSKRLALHTLARLPGWSGKVRLEIRDGHIEGPLVDAIGDPACATRKYLVKKGPMYQAFNDRGETLNGLPRDGDNFYPSILHALPDEARQALGIPGVGQSADLQRAIVEQAIAQPLETARLVREPSARKPWFKPPQRIAQNLLGYPASGDGQWADADLIERVQLVYPQLADADAQKLLLDQWRQGKNRRQIMQWLEMRLEEWDILEATLDEWVGADTSTRTLLGGKREVAQALKFAWRNAPLIWASPTATSRLDLFLDAPLPALTADFSHVRELGLGGPGLNDVNLDSFLRAFGQIEQLTITVSSSLVHSIPTALGSLSRLTHLRIFSNFSFSEKQITALENMTQLEHLQMRGLLGAPANFDVSRLTRLRSLTIAQFDMIEMPEGVLRLPDLERLDLRETQIRQLPEELLDGHHDRQLAGLSMEWFWFSREAFKPVYEYVNNHPAHLIDIEEMVKGYCRGRLGHLSGSPAGAFRPSTQTPFVLLFDAFMRRWQGAEARFAAIEAVLDQYSELDHRLKAWRTGMNAQGSLNLTLTLPRLRLSWYEGLLHRYGVRAYMPALTLTGITAAELPQFAREDFAHVTTLSLREMRAPIEQVPGFLGNFSQLQNLDMSGSQFADIELSRVGLDVSGLSQLKALNLSGTNLEFWPAGTENLTWLDLSNTAISTLPDDVLASDERLLRTHLKGTPLPPQVHEALTATRARIEQARGLPPGTLERLAGDPLPRAFPPPETVASIFLSLLPLPVDAPATEGLAQRLQRVSPLPDDEALRAIAQMRADGLSEARVAERIGSWHRDLVSLTRQLNGWLCIRETEGAGWQVASHTRRLAALRIVQCWRESLIGWSGIADRTLSLDGLQVGNLPELPVRFPHVESLDLTAVRLSGQDSNGFLRTFTGLRSLTLSGQALPELPRALSSMAMLERLALSGIELLDPQEVYSVLGPLEHLHWLDLSHNDMPSFSVASLPRLEVLDLRNNLITHWPEGTLHSTHLRELNLSGNRIADIPVEAFNGQHDGLMQGTDLSDNSLSGDSLMRLWEYAQSVQPNAWLGYTPDDVDLLLDESGSGSEEEVTVESDVDEGPMPVLPDEVITQLEARPEDLQPWLEVLDPAVAASHRTLWNQLAAEPDNGAFFHLLGLLRLTPEYRLARADLTRRVWDVSSAAAENSELRQALFGMASTHGTCEDGRILTFSALEVKVFENKVLQGIAPDRLEEKGAALLRLSRQLFRLGKVEELADKAIGAHGDPAEVRLEYRLGLARGWPDGLELPGQPKHMMYGRPISGAVLQQARATIEAMERSDAFYEDLISRDYWVQYLEEKYPEAFSTLNRDAARRQGQVEDAHQGLGDAGYAGAVEMLGIELSIARNEKLIELSRRETAATSAT, from the coding sequence ATGCCCGTCACCCCCGCTTCCGCCAGCCTGCACGGTGCGCTGCTGGAAAAGAACTCGCCCGACTGGCTGATCGACGCCAGCGCCGAGCGCCGTCAGGCGCTGAAGGACCACGCCGTCCCAACCCCCGACTGGTACAAGCAGGCCACCCGCGAGCAGCGCGCCGCAGTCGGCACGGCGGTTGCCGCCAGCCTCGCCGCGCAGAATCGCCTGGACAAGGTCATGGCCGGCCTGCAAACGATCGACGCCTTCGCCGAGCCGCTGCTGGTCAAGGCCCTCAAAGATCAATACAAGGTCGAACTGGACCTCAACACCACCGTCATCAGCCTCAAACAACCGCTGGAGTGGGGCATCCAGGGCACCGATGTCGGGGCCTACGAGGTGTTGCGCCTGCCGCTGCTGCAAGCCGCCCTGCATAACTTCGAGGCGTCGGAAGCAGAGGACAACGCGTTCCACGCCTCCTCGGGTTTTCTCACGCAAACGGCGGGCACCTTCACCGCCCTCGACACGCCGTTTACCGTCACGCAGTTCACCCGGCTGTGCCGCGAACTGGACATCGGCGTGAAGTACCAAAGTTATCTCAAGGATTTCTTCAAGCCTGATGAAGGGCAAGCCCTGCGCCTGCCTTTCATTGATGCGCAGAAAACCGCCCTGCGCACCGCCGCCGAACTGGCGCTGTTGAAAAAGGACATTCTGCCTGCGGACTACTCCATGATCCTGCAGGTGATCGACGGCGCAACCGACCCCGGGATGGGCGACCAGCAGGTGTGGTTCCGCGACCTGTTCATGATGAAGCGGCGCATGACCGGCTGCGTGCTGTTCATCATCTGCGAAAAATACCGCTACCCCGAATCGTTGATCCTGTACATCCCCAACGACCCGCTGCACCCGCTCAAGCGCTACACCTTCGAGGGCATGCGCGCGATGTTCAAGCAGCGCTTCACCACCCGCGATACCGCGCAACCCAGGGATGGCAGCCCAACCCCGGAGCAGCGCCAGTTCAGCCGCTTCGTCGCGTACGCCGACCTGCCGCACTACTTCCAGACGTTCACCAAGGATGCGGCCGATCTGCCGCTGGTGCAGAAAATCAGCCCCTATCTGGCCATCGCCAACAAAGTGTTGCAGGGGATCAACCCGTTCGCCGGTTTCCAGCACCTGCCCGAGGTTCCGGTCGATCAGCAGCCCAACGACGACCCCTTCCTGGCACCCGCCGGCATCCCGCGCAGGGGCGAGGGCCTTTGGTCGGAGAACATCGAGCTGTGGGGTTATCTGTTCGAGCAGTACCGCGACAAACTCATCGCCGACGCGCGCAGCCACGCGGTGCCCACGGCGGATGTCGATGCGCGGGTGCGTTCGGAAAAACTCGCGAACCTGCTGAACATCGGCATGCTGGCGCTGACCACCGTGGCGATGTTCGTGCCGGTGCTGGGCGAGGTGACGATGGTGGCGATGGTCGGGCAATTGATGTCGCAAACCTTCGAAGCCTCCATCGAGTGGAGCGAGGGCGACATTCAGGCGGCCAAGGCGCACCTGATCGACGTGGCGGAAAACCTGGCCTTCATCGCGCTGACCGCGGCGGCTGGCAAAACCCTCGGCAAGCTCACGGCGGCCAAGGCCACGCCGGTGATCGAGCAACTGGACGCCGTGACCCTGGCCAATGGCGAACGCCGCCTGTGGAAACCTGATCTGCGCGGCTACGAGCGCCCGGTGGCGGTGGACCGCGACGTGCCGGCCACGGACCTTGGGCAATTCGAGTTCGACGGCAAGACCCATGTGCGCCTCCATGACCAGTTCTACCAGAAGGCCTATGACCCTGCGCTCAAGCGCTGGCGCGTCGAGCATGCAGCCGACACCGGCGCCTACCGCCCACCGCTGAGCCACAACGGTCGCGGCGCCTGGCGCCACGTGCATGAACGCCCGCTGAAGTGGGATCGGTTGACGTTGTTGCGGCGTATGGGACCGGTGACCGACCGTTTCACCGATGAGCAACTGCTACAAATCGCCGACATCAGCGGCGCCAGTGACAACACCCTGCGCCGGATGCACCTGGACAACGCCGCGCCGCCGCCTGAGCTGGCCGATGCATTGCGCCTGTTCGAAGCCAATCAGGATGTGGCGCAGGTCATCGAGCAGATCGAAACCGGCCGGGCCATCGATGATCGATACCTGTTCATCTTGCCGCTGGTGGCCGAGCTGCCACGCTGGCCGGCGGGGCGGGTGCTGCAAGTGTTCGAAGGCGCCGAATTGTCCGGGCCGTCGCTCAAGTACGGCTCCGAACGGCGGTTGATCAGCGCCAAGCGCAAGGCGCCGATCCGCATTAGCCGTGCCGACGTGCTCAGCGGCGCGTTGCCGGCGCGCATCCTCGCGGAGCTCGATGAAACGGAAATCGTCCGCCTGCTGGGAGGCGAGCCGGCGCGGGTCAAGGAAGCCCGCCCTCTGGAGTTTCGCAAGCAGATCGCCGACTTTGCCCGGACCCGCCAGCCCGCACTGTTCGAAAGTCTCTACAGCGGCGCGACCCCGCCGGACCCGCAAGCGGCCAAGCTGCAACGGCTGTGCCCAGGGCTCAGCGAGTCGGCGGCCCATCGCGTGCTGATCCAGGCCACGGCCGAGGAATTGACCCGCCTGAACACCGGCCACGCTCCGCTGCGCCTGCTGGAGCAAGGGCGCTGGTACGCGCAACAGGGTCGCGTGGCACGGTCGCTGGCCGGCTTGCACACGCCCAATCTGTTGTCGGCCGACAGCAAGCGCCTGGCCCTTCATACACTGGCGCGGCTACCCGGCTGGTCGGGTAAGGTGCGCCTGGAAATCCGCGACGGCCATATCGAAGGCCCGCTGGTCGATGCCATTGGCGACCCGGCCTGCGCGACGCGCAAATACCTGGTGAAAAAGGGGCCGATGTATCAGGCGTTCAATGACCGCGGCGAAACCCTCAACGGTTTACCGCGAGACGGTGACAACTTCTACCCCTCGATCCTGCACGCCTTGCCCGATGAAGCGCGTCAGGCCCTGGGCATTCCCGGCGTGGGGCAGAGCGCCGATCTGCAACGGGCGATCGTCGAGCAGGCCATCGCGCAGCCTCTTGAAACTGCACGGCTGGTGCGGGAGCCGTCGGCGCGAAAGCCATGGTTCAAACCGCCGCAGCGTATTGCCCAAAACCTGCTCGGCTACCCGGCCAGTGGTGATGGGCAATGGGCGGACGCGGATTTGATCGAACGGGTGCAGCTGGTGTACCCGCAGCTGGCGGATGCCGATGCGCAGAAGCTCTTGCTCGACCAATGGCGCCAGGGCAAGAACCGCCGACAGATCATGCAGTGGCTCGAAATGCGCCTGGAAGAGTGGGACATTCTAGAGGCGACCCTGGACGAATGGGTGGGCGCGGACACTTCCACGCGAACCCTGTTGGGTGGCAAACGCGAGGTGGCACAAGCGCTGAAGTTTGCCTGGCGCAACGCGCCGTTGATCTGGGCCAGCCCCACGGCGACGTCGCGGCTCGACCTGTTTCTGGACGCGCCCTTGCCGGCGTTGACGGCGGACTTTTCCCATGTACGCGAGCTGGGCCTGGGCGGTCCGGGCCTGAACGATGTGAACCTGGACAGCTTTCTGCGCGCCTTTGGCCAGATCGAGCAATTGACGATCACGGTGAGCAGTTCGCTGGTGCACAGCATCCCGACAGCACTGGGCAGCCTGTCCCGGCTGACACACTTGCGGATCTTCTCGAACTTTTCTTTCAGTGAGAAGCAGATCACTGCGCTGGAAAACATGACACAACTGGAACACCTGCAAATGCGCGGCTTGCTCGGTGCGCCTGCCAATTTCGATGTGAGCCGCTTGACCCGCCTGCGCAGCCTGACCATCGCGCAATTCGACATGATCGAGATGCCTGAAGGTGTGCTCCGGTTACCCGACCTGGAGCGCCTCGACCTGCGCGAAACGCAGATCAGGCAGTTGCCGGAAGAACTGCTGGATGGCCACCACGATCGTCAGTTGGCCGGCCTGTCGATGGAGTGGTTCTGGTTTTCCCGGGAGGCGTTCAAGCCTGTGTATGAGTACGTTAACAATCACCCCGCGCACCTGATTGATATCGAGGAAATGGTCAAGGGCTATTGCCGAGGGCGGCTGGGGCACTTGAGTGGTTCACCTGCGGGCGCGTTTCGGCCCTCCACGCAGACGCCGTTCGTGCTGTTGTTCGATGCGTTCATGCGCCGGTGGCAAGGGGCTGAGGCCAGGTTCGCGGCTATCGAGGCGGTGCTCGATCAATACAGCGAGCTCGATCATCGACTCAAGGCCTGGCGAACCGGAATGAACGCGCAGGGAAGTCTCAACCTCACGTTAACGCTACCAAGGCTCAGACTCAGTTGGTACGAAGGGCTGCTGCATCGCTACGGCGTACGTGCATACATGCCGGCACTTACGCTGACCGGGATAACAGCGGCCGAATTGCCGCAGTTCGCCCGCGAAGATTTCGCCCACGTGACGACGTTGTCGCTGCGCGAAATGCGCGCGCCTATCGAGCAGGTACCGGGTTTTCTCGGCAACTTCAGCCAGTTGCAAAACCTCGACATGAGCGGCAGTCAATTTGCGGATATCGAATTGTCGCGCGTCGGTCTGGATGTCAGTGGGTTGAGCCAACTCAAGGCCTTGAACCTCAGTGGAACCAATCTTGAATTTTGGCCAGCCGGCACAGAGAACCTGACCTGGCTGGACTTGAGCAACACCGCCATCAGCACCTTGCCGGATGACGTCCTGGCGAGTGATGAGCGGTTGCTGCGCACGCACCTGAAAGGTACGCCATTGCCGCCTCAGGTTCACGAGGCGCTCACGGCCACCCGTGCACGCATCGAGCAGGCCAGGGGCCTGCCGCCCGGCACCCTCGAACGCCTGGCCGGCGATCCGCTGCCCCGGGCCTTTCCCCCGCCAGAGACGGTGGCGTCGATTTTCCTGTCGCTGTTGCCGCTGCCGGTCGATGCGCCAGCCACAGAAGGCCTCGCCCAGCGGTTGCAGCGGGTGTCCCCGCTGCCGGATGACGAAGCGTTGCGGGCGATTGCGCAAATGCGCGCCGATGGGCTCAGCGAGGCGCGGGTGGCAGAACGCATCGGCAGTTGGCACCGGGACCTGGTGAGTCTGACCCGCCAATTGAACGGCTGGCTGTGCATCCGCGAAACCGAAGGCGCGGGTTGGCAGGTGGCGTCGCATACTCGCCGCCTGGCGGCGTTGCGCATTGTCCAGTGCTGGCGCGAAAGCCTGATCGGCTGGAGCGGTATCGCCGACCGCACGCTGAGCCTCGATGGTTTGCAGGTGGGCAACCTGCCCGAACTGCCGGTGCGGTTCCCCCATGTGGAGTCCCTGGACCTGACGGCGGTCAGGCTGTCGGGCCAGGACTCCAATGGGTTCCTCAGGACGTTCACCGGGCTGCGCAGCCTGACGCTCAGCGGCCAGGCCTTACCCGAACTGCCGCGTGCCCTCTCGTCCATGGCCATGCTGGAACGCTTGGCGCTGTCGGGCATCGAGTTGCTCGACCCGCAGGAAGTCTACTCGGTGCTGGGCCCGCTCGAGCACCTGCACTGGCTGGACCTGAGCCACAACGACATGCCGTCCTTCAGCGTTGCAAGCTTGCCGCGACTGGAAGTGCTGGATCTGCGCAACAACCTGATCACGCACTGGCCCGAGGGCACGCTGCACTCTACGCATCTGCGCGAGTTGAACCTGAGCGGCAACCGCATTGCCGACATTCCCGTCGAGGCCTTCAATGGGCAACACGACGGCCTGATGCAGGGCACGGACCTGTCCGACAACAGCCTGTCGGGTGACAGCCTGATGCGTTTGTGGGAATACGCGCAGAGCGTGCAGCCCAACGCATGGCTGGGTTACACGCCGGATGATGTCGACCTGTTGCTCGACGAGTCGGGCAGTGGCAGCGAGGAGGAGGTGACGGTCGAGAGCGATGTTGACGAAGGGCCCATGCCCGTCCTGCCGGACGAGGTGATCACCCAGCTCGAGGCGCGGCCTGAGGATCTGCAACCGTGGCTCGAGGTGCTTGACCCCGCCGTGGCGGCCAGCCACCGAACGCTGTGGAATCAGTTGGCGGCCGAGCCTGACAATGGCGCGTTTTTTCACCTGCTGGGGTTACTGCGCCTGACCCCTGAGTACCGCCTGGCGCGCGCGGACTTGACCCGGCGGGTGTGGGACGTGTCGAGTGCCGCCGCCGAGAACAGCGAATTGCGCCAAGCCCTGTTCGGCATGGCCAGCACCCATGGCACCTGCGAGGACGGGCGGATCCTGACGTTCAGCGCCCTGGAGGTGAAGGTGTTCGAGAACAAGGTGCTGCAGGGCATCGCGCCGGATCGCCTGGAAGAAAAAGGCGCGGCGTTGTTGCGTTTGTCCCGTCAGTTGTTTCGCCTGGGCAAGGTCGAGGAGTTGGCCGACAAAGCCATCGGCGCCCATGGCGACCCGGCGGAAGTACGCCTGGAATACCGTCTGGGCCTGGCCCGTGGCTGGCCCGACGGCCTGGAGTTGCCCGGGCAGCCAAAACACATGATGTATGGGCGGCCCATCAGCGGCGCGGTGTTGCAACAGGCTCGCGCGACCATTGAAGCCATGGAACGCTCGGACGCGTTTTATGAAGACCTGATCAGCCGCGATTACTGGGTGCAGTACCTGGAGGAAAAATACCCCGAGGCGTTCAGCACCCTGAACCGCGACGCCGCCCGGCGGCAAGGCCAAGTGGAGGATGCCCACCAGGGGCTGGGCGACGCCGGGTACGCGGGAGCGGTGGAAATGCTCGGCATCGAGCTGAGCATTGCGCGCAACGAGAAACTGATCGAGCTGTCGCGCCGGGAAACCGCGGCAACATCGGCCACCTGA
- a CDS encoding DnaJ C-terminal domain-containing protein, producing the protein MDFKDYYKILGVEPTADDKTIKAAYRKLARKYHPDVSKEKDAEAKFKDASEAYEALKSADKRAEYDDLRKYGQHGQPFQGPPGWQGRGGSGGGFGGGGTGDFSDFFSSIFGNRGPGFGGGQSGRSAGRRGQDVEMELAIFLEETLSNESKKVTFQVPQYNAAGQHVSNTSKSLNVKIPAGVTDGERIRLKGQGAPGIGGGANGDLFLIIRFAPHPKFDVEGENLIITLPLAPWELALGTEVAVPTLTGKINLKVPAGSQNGQRMRAKGHGLLNKAGQRGYLFVQLKAVMPKASSDEVKALWQELAKKAAFDPRENF; encoded by the coding sequence ATGGACTTCAAAGACTATTACAAGATTCTCGGTGTGGAACCGACCGCGGACGATAAGACGATCAAGGCCGCTTATCGCAAACTCGCGCGCAAGTACCACCCCGACGTCAGCAAGGAAAAGGACGCCGAAGCCAAGTTCAAGGATGCCTCGGAAGCCTATGAAGCGCTGAAAAGCGCCGACAAGCGCGCCGAATACGACGACTTGCGCAAATACGGCCAGCACGGCCAGCCGTTCCAGGGCCCGCCGGGTTGGCAGGGGCGTGGCGGCAGCGGTGGTGGTTTTGGTGGCGGCGGCACGGGCGACTTCTCGGACTTCTTCAGTTCGATCTTCGGCAACCGTGGCCCCGGTTTTGGCGGTGGACAATCAGGCCGCAGCGCCGGACGACGAGGGCAGGACGTGGAAATGGAACTGGCGATTTTCCTCGAGGAAACCCTGTCCAATGAATCGAAGAAGGTCACCTTCCAGGTGCCGCAGTACAACGCGGCCGGCCAGCACGTGAGCAACACCAGCAAAAGCCTGAACGTGAAGATTCCGGCCGGCGTCACCGACGGCGAGCGCATCCGCCTCAAGGGCCAGGGCGCGCCGGGTATCGGTGGCGGGGCCAATGGCGACCTGTTCCTGATCATTCGCTTCGCGCCGCACCCCAAGTTCGACGTCGAAGGCGAAAACCTGATCATCACCTTGCCGTTGGCGCCGTGGGAGCTGGCACTGGGCACCGAAGTGGCCGTGCCGACCCTGACCGGCAAGATCAACCTCAAGGTCCCGGCCGGCAGCCAGAACGGCCAGCGCATGCGCGCCAAGGGCCACGGCCTGCTGAACAAGGCCGGGCAACGCGGTTATCTGTTCGTGCAACTCAAGGCTGTGATGCCCAAGGCATCCAGCGATGAGGTCAAGGCGCTGTGGCAGGAACTGGCGAAGAAGGCCGCATTCGACCCGCGAGAGAACTTCTGA
- a CDS encoding urease subunit beta encodes MIPGEIQVQPGDIELNVGRRTLSLKVANSGDRPIQVGSHYHFFETNDALTFDRAASRGMRLNIPAGTAVRFEPGQSREVELVDFAGLRRVFGFAGRVMGDL; translated from the coding sequence ATGATTCCCGGTGAAATCCAGGTCCAGCCCGGCGATATCGAACTCAATGTCGGTCGCCGTACCCTCAGCTTGAAAGTGGCCAACAGCGGTGATCGGCCGATCCAGGTCGGCTCGCATTATCACTTCTTCGAAACCAACGACGCGCTGACCTTCGACCGCGCGGCCAGCCGTGGCATGCGCCTGAACATTCCGGCGGGGACGGCGGTGCGCTTCGAACCGGGGCAGAGTCGCGAGGTCGAGCTGGTGGATTTCGCCGGGTTGCGACGGGTGTTCGGGTTTGCCGGGCGGGTGATGGGTGACCTGTAG
- a CDS encoding chaperone modulator CbpM — protein MSSPLIVQLDMAEFCEATELSDVYVIEIVEHGILEPQGSQPRDWRFTDYELTLAKRAAKLRHDLELEWEGVALALDLLEEVQQLRAENQMLKQRLGRLVVE, from the coding sequence ATGAGCAGTCCCCTGATCGTTCAACTGGACATGGCAGAATTCTGCGAGGCGACCGAGCTGTCGGACGTCTACGTGATCGAAATCGTCGAACACGGCATCCTCGAACCTCAGGGTAGCCAGCCCAGGGACTGGCGCTTCACCGACTATGAGCTGACCCTGGCCAAGCGTGCCGCCAAACTGCGGCACGACCTCGAACTGGAATGGGAAGGCGTCGCCCTGGCGCTGGACCTGCTCGAAGAAGTCCAGCAACTGCGGGCGGAAAACCAGATGCTCAAGCAGCGGCTGGGACGTTTGGTGGTGGAGTAA